A genome region from Musa acuminata AAA Group cultivar baxijiao chromosome BXJ3-5, Cavendish_Baxijiao_AAA, whole genome shotgun sequence includes the following:
- the LOC135638797 gene encoding serine/arginine-rich splicing factor RS2Z33-like isoform X3 has protein sequence MKHDYAFVEFSDPRDADDARYSLNGREFDGSRIIVEFAKGVPRGSGGSREYPGRGPPPGSGRCFNCGIDGHWARDCKAGDWKNKCYRCGERGHIERNCHNSPKNLKPGRSYSRSPSPRRGRSRSYSRSRSYSRSRSPAPRRDGRNRERGDRRSRSPGYDRSPRSRSPPPSKGRKHSLSPDGSKSPRGSRSPSPEERRDVEHNGSDYNRSPVRENSRSTMSQDRENSPVGDTYRSPEPNGRSPSPKDDGDDDHHASPRGRESQD, from the exons ATGAAACATGACTATGCTTTCGTT GAATTTAGCGACCCCCGAGATGCAGATGATGCTAGATACAGCTTGAATGGGCGAGAATTTGATGGAAGCCGTATTATAGTGGAATTTGCAAAGGGG GTTCCACGTGGTTCTGGTGGTTCACGTGAGTATCCTGGAAGAGGCCCTCCACCTGGTTCTGGCAGGTGCTTTAACTGTGGCATAGATGGCCATTGGGCTCGAGACTGCAAAGCTGGTGATTGGAAGAACAAGTGTTATCGCTGTGGAGAAAGAGGCCATATAGAAAGAAACTGCCATAACAGTCCTAAAAATCTCAA GCCTGGGAGAAGTTATTCACGATCTCCATCCCCTCGCCGTGGTAGGAGCCGAAGCTACAGCAGAAGCCGTAGTTATAG CCGATCAAGGTCTCCTGCTCCAAGAAGAGATGGACGAAACAGAGAACGCGGGGACAGAAGGTCCAGAAGCCCTGGATACGACAGGAGCCCGAGGTCAAGGAGCCCACCTCCATCCAAGGGGAGGAAGCACAGCCTTTCACCTGACGGTAGCAAGAGCCCGCGTGGGTCTCGGAGCCCCTCGCCTGAGGAGCGTAGGGATGTTGAGCACAACGGATCAGACTACAACAGGAGCCCCGTGAGGGAGAACAGCAGGAGCACAATGAGCCAGGATCGTGAAAACTCGCCGGTGGGTGATACATATCGGAGTCCTGAGCCAAATGGGAGGAGCCCTAGTCCCAAGGACGACGGAGATGATGATCACCATGCTTCTCCCAGAGGTAGGGAGTCGCAAGACTGA
- the LOC103986089 gene encoding putative respiratory burst oxidase homolog protein H isoform X1 yields MRLSKEFMDSPLGDRGANDLESVVVQGDHIQTAAADSVVRHKSSGSSKSFARTLLSQPSKIMMSFRESVKSPSSRIQALRERRNAGRMNRVTSRTQIGLAGLRFLDKTSAGNDGWKAVDKRFGQFAVEGRLPKENFGPCIGMAESKEFAGEIFVALARRRNLEPENGITKSELKEFWEEMTDQNFDSRLQIFFEMCDKNGDGKLSEDEVKEIIILSAAANKLAKLKAHAATYAALIMEELDPDGLGYIELWQLETLLQGMVSSDGAELTKSSQSLARTMIPLKYRNPVTRFFSMTTDFVHENWKRIWFISFWLTVNLVLAGWKFLQYERRAAFEVMGYCVCMAKAAAETLKLNMALILIPVCRNTLTGLRSTRLSSIIPFDDNINFHKTIALAITIGTLVHTIAHVTCDFPRLITCPSPTFMRTLGPNFNYKQPTYASLVASAPGATGILMIIIMAFSFTLATHSFRRSVVKLPSPLHHLSGFNAFWYAHHLLAVVYVLLIVHSYFLFLTKEWYKKTTWMYLTIPIIFYTCERLIRRVREKRFHVSIIKAAIYPGNVLSLHMKKPAGFKYKSGMYLFVKCPDVSPFEWHPFSITSAPGDDYVSVHIRTLGDWTSELRNLFGKVCQSQVTLKKANLKRLETTVVADVQFEDTRFPEVFIDGPYGAPAQNYKKYDILLLIGLGIGATPFISILKDLLNNIKTNEEMQRIHNADASDTNADASNTKGNGPGRAYFYWVTREQGSFEWFKSVMNDVAERDYNNVIEMHNYLTSVYEEGDARSALIAMVQSLQHAKNGVDIVSGSRIRTHFARPNWRKVFTDLSNTHKAARIGGTIFELLVSLSTSSMSRFLNLWNCRCFLLWTSHTHKITEGSFTRIQP; encoded by the exons GTCGAAGAGCTTCGCGCGGACCCTCCTGTCCCAGCCGTCCAAGATCATGATGAGCTTCAGGGAGTCCGTGAAGAGCCCCAGCTCCAGGATCCAAGCCCTTAGGGAGAGGAGGAACGCCGGGAGGATGAACCGGGTGACGTCCAGAACGCAGATAGGCCTCGCGGGGCTCCGCTTCCTCGATAAGACGTCCGCCGGTAACGACGGGTGGAAGGCCGTCGATAAGCGGTTCGGTCAATTTGCCGTCGAGGGGAGGCTTCCCAAGGAGAACTTCGGCCCCTGCATCG GCATGGCTGAGTCAAAGGAATTTGCCGGGGAGATATTTGTTGCTTTGGCAAGGAGGAGGAACTTGGAACCAGAAAACGGTATAACCAAATCTGAACTGAAGGAGTTTTGGGAAGAAATGACGGACCAAAATTTTGATTCTCGACTACAGATTTTTTTCGAAAT GTGTGACAAGAATGGTGATGGAAAGCTCTCAGAAGATGAGGTGAAGGAG ATTATCATTCTGAGTGCCGCAGCAAACAAGCTTGCGAAGTTGAAAGCACATGCGGCCACCTATGCTGCTCTCATAATGGAGGAGCTTGACCCAGACGGTCTGGGTTACATTGAG CTTTGGCAGCTTGAGACATTACTTCAAGGGATGGTTAGCTCAGACGGAGCCGAGTTAACAAAAAGTTCGCAGAGCCTTGCGAGAACAATGATACCGCTGAAATACAGAAACCCAGTCACCAGATTTTTCAGCATGACCACAGATTTTGTTCATGAGAACTGGAAGAGGATATGGTTCATTTCCTTTTGGTTAACAGTCAATCTAGTCCTAGCTGGATGGAAATTTCTCCAGTACGAAAGGAGAGCAGCATTCGAAGTGATGGGCTACTGTGTCTGCATGGCCAAGGCTGCAGCTGAGACCCTCAAATTGAACATGGCTCTAATTCTCATCCCTGTTTGTCGCAACACCCTCACGGGGCTCAGATCAACCCGTCTCAGTTCAATAATCCCATTTGACGACAACATCAACTTCCACAAG ACCATCGCGCTGGCAATAACAATCGGAACTTTAGTGCACACAATTGCTCATGTAACATGTGATTTTCCAAGGTTGATAACATGTCCTAGTCCGACATTCATGAGAACACTGGGACCTAATTTCAACTACAAGCAACCCACTTATGCATCTCTAGTGGCAAGTGCCCCCGGGGCCACCGGGAtcctcatgatcatcatcatggCATTTTCTTTCACACTGGCAACACATTCGTTTAGGAGGAGTGTCGTCAAGCTGCCATCGCCCCTCCACCATTTATCTGGTTTCAACGCATTTTGGTATGCCCACCATCTTCTGGCTGTCGTGTACGTCCTTCTGATAGTACACTCATACTTCCTTTTCCTCACCAAGGAATGGTACAAGAAGACA ACATGGATGTATCTTACGATTCCAATCATCTTTTATACCTGTGAGAGATTAATTCGGAGGGTTCGTGAGAAAAGGTTTCATGTGAGCATCATCAAG GCAGCAATATATCCAGGTAATGTCCTTTCGTTACATATGAAGAAACCAGCAGGTTTCAAATACAAAAGTGGAATGTACCTTTTCGTCAAATGCCCGGATGTGTCACCCTTCGAATG GCATCCGTTCTCAATCACTTCTGCACCAGGAGATGATTATGTGAGTGTTCACATCCGGACACTAGGGGACTGGACGTCTGAGCTTAGGAATCTGTTTGGAAAG GTCTGCCAGTCTCAGGTCACTTTGAAGAAGGCTAATCTAAAGAGACTTGAAACCACAGTTGTGGCAGATGTTCAATTTGAAGATACAAG ATTTCCAGAGGTCTTCATCGATGGACCATATGGTGCACCAGCTCAAAATTACAAGAAATACGACATTCTTTTGCTCATCGGGCTAGGAATTGGTGCAACTCCATTTATAAGTATACTGAAGGATCTCCTGAACAATATAAAGACCAATGAG GAAATGCAAAGAATACATAATGCAGATGCATCTGACACAAATGCAGATGCAAGTAACACCAAAGGAAATGGTCCAGGAAGGGCCTACTTCTATTGGGTGACAAGGGAACAAGGATCCTTTGAATGGTTCAAAAGTGTCATGAATGATGTTGCTGAGAGAGACTACAAT AATGTCATAGAGATGCACAACTACTTGACAAGTGTGTATGAAGAAGGCGATGCAAGGTCAGCCCTTATCGCAATGGTTCAGTCACTTCAACATGCCAAAAACGGTGTCGACATCGTATCTGGAAGTCGG ATACGCACACACTTTGCAAGGCCAAACTGGAGGAAAGTGTTTACCGACTTGTCCAACACCCACAAAGCTGCTCGAATTGGTGGAACTATTTTCGAACTTTTAGTATCTCTATCTACCTCTTCAATGTCTAGATTCCTTAACTTGTGGAATTGCAGGTGTTTTCTACTGTGGACCTCCCACACTCACAAAATCACTGAAGGATCTTTCACAAGAATTCAGCCATGA
- the LOC135638797 gene encoding serine/arginine-rich splicing factor RS2Z32-like isoform X1 yields MPRYDDRYGGTRLYVGHLSSRTRSRDLEDLFSRYGRVRDVDMKHDYAFVEFSDPRDADDARYSLNGREFDGSRIIVEFAKGVPRGSGGSREYPGRGPPPGSGRCFNCGIDGHWARDCKAGDWKNKCYRCGERGHIERNCHNSPKNLKPGRSYSRSPSPRRGRSRSYSRSRSYSRSRSPAPRRDGRNRERGDRRSRSPGYDRSPRSRSPPPSKGRKHSLSPDGSKSPRGSRSPSPEERRDVEHNGSDYNRSPVRENSRSTMSQDRENSPVGDTYRSPEPNGRSPSPKDDGDDDHHASPRGRESQD; encoded by the exons ATGCCTCGCTATGATGATCGGTACGGCGGCACACGCCTATATGTTGGTCACCTATCTTCTCGTACTCGTTCACGTGATCTCGAAGACCTTTTCAGCAGATATGGCAG AGTACGAGATGTGGACATGAAACATGACTATGCTTTCGTT GAATTTAGCGACCCCCGAGATGCAGATGATGCTAGATACAGCTTGAATGGGCGAGAATTTGATGGAAGCCGTATTATAGTGGAATTTGCAAAGGGG GTTCCACGTGGTTCTGGTGGTTCACGTGAGTATCCTGGAAGAGGCCCTCCACCTGGTTCTGGCAGGTGCTTTAACTGTGGCATAGATGGCCATTGGGCTCGAGACTGCAAAGCTGGTGATTGGAAGAACAAGTGTTATCGCTGTGGAGAAAGAGGCCATATAGAAAGAAACTGCCATAACAGTCCTAAAAATCTCAA GCCTGGGAGAAGTTATTCACGATCTCCATCCCCTCGCCGTGGTAGGAGCCGAAGCTACAGCAGAAGCCGTAGTTATAG CCGATCAAGGTCTCCTGCTCCAAGAAGAGATGGACGAAACAGAGAACGCGGGGACAGAAGGTCCAGAAGCCCTGGATACGACAGGAGCCCGAGGTCAAGGAGCCCACCTCCATCCAAGGGGAGGAAGCACAGCCTTTCACCTGACGGTAGCAAGAGCCCGCGTGGGTCTCGGAGCCCCTCGCCTGAGGAGCGTAGGGATGTTGAGCACAACGGATCAGACTACAACAGGAGCCCCGTGAGGGAGAACAGCAGGAGCACAATGAGCCAGGATCGTGAAAACTCGCCGGTGGGTGATACATATCGGAGTCCTGAGCCAAATGGGAGGAGCCCTAGTCCCAAGGACGACGGAGATGATGATCACCATGCTTCTCCCAGAGGTAGGGAGTCGCAAGACTGA
- the LOC103986089 gene encoding putative respiratory burst oxidase homolog protein H isoform X2, with protein sequence MRLSKEFMDSPLGDRGANDLESVVVQGDHIQTAAADSVVRHKSSGSSKSFARTLLSQPSKIMMSFRESVKSPSSRIQALRERRNAGRMNRVTSRTQIGLAGLRFLDKTSAGNDGWKAVDKRFGQFAVEGRLPKENFGPCIGMAESKEFAGEIFVALARRRNLEPENGITKSELKEFWEEMTDQNFDSRLQIFFEMCDKNGDGKLSEDEVKEIIILSAAANKLAKLKAHAATYAALIMEELDPDGLGYIELWQLETLLQGMVSSDGAELTKSSQSLARTMIPLKYRNPVTRFFSMTTDFVHENWKRIWFISFWLTVNLVLAGWKFLQYERRAAFEVMGYCVCMAKAAAETLKLNMALILIPVCRNTLTGLRSTRLSSIIPFDDNINFHKTIALAITIGTLVHTIAHVTCDFPRLITCPSPTFMRTLGPNFNYKQPTYASLVASAPGATGILMIIIMAFSFTLATHSFRRSVVKLPSPLHHLSGFNAFWYAHHLLAVVYVLLIVHSYFLFLTKEWYKKTTWMYLTIPIIFYTCERLIRRVREKRFHVSIIKAAIYPGNVLSLHMKKPAGFKYKSGMYLFVKCPDVSPFEWHPFSITSAPGDDYVSVHIRTLGDWTSELRNLFGKVCQSQVTLKKANLKRLETTVVADVQFEDTRFPEVFIDGPYGAPAQNYKKYDILLLIGLGIGATPFISILKDLLNNIKTNEEMQRIHNADASDTNADASNTKGNGPGRAYFYWVTREQGSFEWFKSVMNDVAERDYNNVIEMHNYLTSVYEEGDARSALIAMVQSLQHAKNGVDIVSGSRIRTHFARPNWRKVFTDLSNTHKAARIGVFYCGPPTLTKSLKDLSQEFSHDTSTRFHFHKENF encoded by the exons GTCGAAGAGCTTCGCGCGGACCCTCCTGTCCCAGCCGTCCAAGATCATGATGAGCTTCAGGGAGTCCGTGAAGAGCCCCAGCTCCAGGATCCAAGCCCTTAGGGAGAGGAGGAACGCCGGGAGGATGAACCGGGTGACGTCCAGAACGCAGATAGGCCTCGCGGGGCTCCGCTTCCTCGATAAGACGTCCGCCGGTAACGACGGGTGGAAGGCCGTCGATAAGCGGTTCGGTCAATTTGCCGTCGAGGGGAGGCTTCCCAAGGAGAACTTCGGCCCCTGCATCG GCATGGCTGAGTCAAAGGAATTTGCCGGGGAGATATTTGTTGCTTTGGCAAGGAGGAGGAACTTGGAACCAGAAAACGGTATAACCAAATCTGAACTGAAGGAGTTTTGGGAAGAAATGACGGACCAAAATTTTGATTCTCGACTACAGATTTTTTTCGAAAT GTGTGACAAGAATGGTGATGGAAAGCTCTCAGAAGATGAGGTGAAGGAG ATTATCATTCTGAGTGCCGCAGCAAACAAGCTTGCGAAGTTGAAAGCACATGCGGCCACCTATGCTGCTCTCATAATGGAGGAGCTTGACCCAGACGGTCTGGGTTACATTGAG CTTTGGCAGCTTGAGACATTACTTCAAGGGATGGTTAGCTCAGACGGAGCCGAGTTAACAAAAAGTTCGCAGAGCCTTGCGAGAACAATGATACCGCTGAAATACAGAAACCCAGTCACCAGATTTTTCAGCATGACCACAGATTTTGTTCATGAGAACTGGAAGAGGATATGGTTCATTTCCTTTTGGTTAACAGTCAATCTAGTCCTAGCTGGATGGAAATTTCTCCAGTACGAAAGGAGAGCAGCATTCGAAGTGATGGGCTACTGTGTCTGCATGGCCAAGGCTGCAGCTGAGACCCTCAAATTGAACATGGCTCTAATTCTCATCCCTGTTTGTCGCAACACCCTCACGGGGCTCAGATCAACCCGTCTCAGTTCAATAATCCCATTTGACGACAACATCAACTTCCACAAG ACCATCGCGCTGGCAATAACAATCGGAACTTTAGTGCACACAATTGCTCATGTAACATGTGATTTTCCAAGGTTGATAACATGTCCTAGTCCGACATTCATGAGAACACTGGGACCTAATTTCAACTACAAGCAACCCACTTATGCATCTCTAGTGGCAAGTGCCCCCGGGGCCACCGGGAtcctcatgatcatcatcatggCATTTTCTTTCACACTGGCAACACATTCGTTTAGGAGGAGTGTCGTCAAGCTGCCATCGCCCCTCCACCATTTATCTGGTTTCAACGCATTTTGGTATGCCCACCATCTTCTGGCTGTCGTGTACGTCCTTCTGATAGTACACTCATACTTCCTTTTCCTCACCAAGGAATGGTACAAGAAGACA ACATGGATGTATCTTACGATTCCAATCATCTTTTATACCTGTGAGAGATTAATTCGGAGGGTTCGTGAGAAAAGGTTTCATGTGAGCATCATCAAG GCAGCAATATATCCAGGTAATGTCCTTTCGTTACATATGAAGAAACCAGCAGGTTTCAAATACAAAAGTGGAATGTACCTTTTCGTCAAATGCCCGGATGTGTCACCCTTCGAATG GCATCCGTTCTCAATCACTTCTGCACCAGGAGATGATTATGTGAGTGTTCACATCCGGACACTAGGGGACTGGACGTCTGAGCTTAGGAATCTGTTTGGAAAG GTCTGCCAGTCTCAGGTCACTTTGAAGAAGGCTAATCTAAAGAGACTTGAAACCACAGTTGTGGCAGATGTTCAATTTGAAGATACAAG ATTTCCAGAGGTCTTCATCGATGGACCATATGGTGCACCAGCTCAAAATTACAAGAAATACGACATTCTTTTGCTCATCGGGCTAGGAATTGGTGCAACTCCATTTATAAGTATACTGAAGGATCTCCTGAACAATATAAAGACCAATGAG GAAATGCAAAGAATACATAATGCAGATGCATCTGACACAAATGCAGATGCAAGTAACACCAAAGGAAATGGTCCAGGAAGGGCCTACTTCTATTGGGTGACAAGGGAACAAGGATCCTTTGAATGGTTCAAAAGTGTCATGAATGATGTTGCTGAGAGAGACTACAAT AATGTCATAGAGATGCACAACTACTTGACAAGTGTGTATGAAGAAGGCGATGCAAGGTCAGCCCTTATCGCAATGGTTCAGTCACTTCAACATGCCAAAAACGGTGTCGACATCGTATCTGGAAGTCGG ATACGCACACACTTTGCAAGGCCAAACTGGAGGAAAGTGTTTACCGACTTGTCCAACACCCACAAAGCTGCTCGAATTG GTGTTTTCTACTGTGGACCTCCCACACTCACAAAATCACTGAAGGATCTTTCACAAGAATTCAGCCATGACACCAGCACTCGATTCCATTTCCACAAGGAGAACTTCTAG
- the LOC135638797 gene encoding serine/arginine-rich splicing factor RS2Z32-like isoform X2 has protein sequence MVCYLSSDGLILSGNHFRRVRDVDMKHDYAFVEFSDPRDADDARYSLNGREFDGSRIIVEFAKGVPRGSGGSREYPGRGPPPGSGRCFNCGIDGHWARDCKAGDWKNKCYRCGERGHIERNCHNSPKNLKPGRSYSRSPSPRRGRSRSYSRSRSYSRSRSPAPRRDGRNRERGDRRSRSPGYDRSPRSRSPPPSKGRKHSLSPDGSKSPRGSRSPSPEERRDVEHNGSDYNRSPVRENSRSTMSQDRENSPVGDTYRSPEPNGRSPSPKDDGDDDHHASPRGRESQD, from the exons ATGGTCTGCTACTTGAGTTCTGATGGCCTTATTCTTTCTGGCAACCATTTCCGCAGAGTACGAGATGTGGACATGAAACATGACTATGCTTTCGTT GAATTTAGCGACCCCCGAGATGCAGATGATGCTAGATACAGCTTGAATGGGCGAGAATTTGATGGAAGCCGTATTATAGTGGAATTTGCAAAGGGG GTTCCACGTGGTTCTGGTGGTTCACGTGAGTATCCTGGAAGAGGCCCTCCACCTGGTTCTGGCAGGTGCTTTAACTGTGGCATAGATGGCCATTGGGCTCGAGACTGCAAAGCTGGTGATTGGAAGAACAAGTGTTATCGCTGTGGAGAAAGAGGCCATATAGAAAGAAACTGCCATAACAGTCCTAAAAATCTCAA GCCTGGGAGAAGTTATTCACGATCTCCATCCCCTCGCCGTGGTAGGAGCCGAAGCTACAGCAGAAGCCGTAGTTATAG CCGATCAAGGTCTCCTGCTCCAAGAAGAGATGGACGAAACAGAGAACGCGGGGACAGAAGGTCCAGAAGCCCTGGATACGACAGGAGCCCGAGGTCAAGGAGCCCACCTCCATCCAAGGGGAGGAAGCACAGCCTTTCACCTGACGGTAGCAAGAGCCCGCGTGGGTCTCGGAGCCCCTCGCCTGAGGAGCGTAGGGATGTTGAGCACAACGGATCAGACTACAACAGGAGCCCCGTGAGGGAGAACAGCAGGAGCACAATGAGCCAGGATCGTGAAAACTCGCCGGTGGGTGATACATATCGGAGTCCTGAGCCAAATGGGAGGAGCCCTAGTCCCAAGGACGACGGAGATGATGATCACCATGCTTCTCCCAGAGGTAGGGAGTCGCAAGACTGA
- the LOC135638464 gene encoding WUSCHEL-related homeobox 3-like, whose translation MSQTNSTTRWCPTPEQLMILEEMYASGVRNPNASQIQQITAHLSFYGKIEGKNVFYWFQNHKARDRQKLRHKNLPHPSEEASPPTSVHHENPSNFLTQGCFQDATTQEMNLVGKLESAAGERQEAAVTASSSMEGDHPQWADVGLTVSSCFKPLKTLDLFPTKHECSSSSSKSSSRSKSTH comes from the exons ATGTCACAGACTAATTCGACGACGAGGTGGTGCCCGACGCCGGAGCAGCTGATGATACTGGAGGAGATGTATGCGAGCGGCGTCAGGAACCCTAATGCCTCCCAGATACAGCAGATAACCGCTCATCTCTCTTTCTATGGGAAGATAGAGGGCAAGAATGTTTTCTACTGGTTCCAGAACCACAAGGCTAGGGATCGGCAGAAGCTTCGCCACAAGAACCTCCCCCACCCGTCGGAGGAGGCTTCTCCTCCCACTTCCGTTCACCATGAGAACCCATCAAACTTCTTGACTCAG GGCTGTTTCCAAGATGCAACGACCCAAGAAATGAATCTGGTGGGGAAACTAGAGAGTGCTGCTGGTGAACGCCAAGAAGCAGCTGTGACAGCATCAAGTTCCATGGAAGGTGATCATCCACAGTGGGCTGACGTCGGTCTCACCGTCTCTTCGTGTTTCAAGCCTCTCAAAACCCTCGATCTCTTCCCCACCAAACACGAGTGCAGCAGCAGCTCTTCCAAGTCCTCCTCGCGTTCCAAGTCCACCCATTAA